One genomic segment of Panicum virgatum strain AP13 chromosome 2N, P.virgatum_v5, whole genome shotgun sequence includes these proteins:
- the LOC120659878 gene encoding probable folate-biopterin transporter 9, chloroplastic, with amino-acid sequence MLCLSPCAPHRHLHHLHHRHPPARPAAAASCGNARGPGVALCLRTPTPATPEERRQRRRVARLHDASAASASAAAPAAPALKPPATAPAPVARPTPAAERRGRLREMRRLWWVCGVGYWVQGFRCFPWLALNFHLARGLGLSPAALQLVQNAGNLPLVAKPLFGVLSDAVYIGRAHRLPYISIGALLQLIAWGTLAIIPVTGDTFPTQMACILVGNLGASVTEVVSDAVVTEFSRTQKAGVLQSYAFIALAAGSLLGNLSGGYVLLKTQEPKIMFTAFSVLLGFQLALSLGTKETLPSTPRNTRSRLVTSSLAANFRKQFSNLMTAIKEERIFYPLTWIMTSFAVVPILSGTMFCFQTQYLKLDPSIIGLSKVMGQVMVLSLTVLYNRYLKRIPLRHLIAGVQMLYAVAVLSDLVLVKQINLMLGIPNEIHVLCFSALAEAIAQFKVLPFSVLLSSLCPPGCEGSLFAFFTSGLVFSAILSGVFGVGLSTLIGVSSVDYSNLPLGILLQSLAALLPLGWISFLPEKWTADEKVVMQR; translated from the exons ATGCTCTGCCTCTCGCCGTGCGCGCCGcaccgccacctccaccacctccaccaccggcacccgcccgcgcggcccgccgccgccgcctcatgcGGGAACGCGCGGGGCCCCGGAGTGGCGCTGTGCCTCcggacgccgacgccggcgacgcccgaggagcggcggcagcggcgccgggtCGCCAGGCTCCAcgacgcctccgccgcctcggcctcggccgccgcgcccgccgcgccggccctgaagccgccggcgaccgcgccGGCGCCTGTAGCGCGCCCGAcgcccgcggcggagcggcgcggccggctGCGGGAGATGCGCCGGCTGTGGTGGGTGTGCGGGGTCGGCTACTGGGTGCAGGGGTTCCGATGCTTCCCGTGGCTGGCCCTCAACTTCCACCTCGCCCGCGGCCTCGGCCTCAGCCCCGCCGCCCTGCAGCTCGTGCAGAACGCCGGGAACCTACCGCTCGTCGCCAAGCCGCTCTTCGGGGTTCTCTCCGACGCCGTCTACATCGGGCGCGCGCACCGCCTCCCTTACATCTCCATTGGAG CATTACTGCAGCTTATTGCTTGGGGAACACTTGCGATCATTCCAGTCACAGGTGACACATTTCCGACTCAAATGGCCTGTATTCTCGTTGGGAATCTTGGAGCATCTGTCACAGAAGTTGTAAGTGATGCTGTTGTCACAGAGTTCAGTAGAACTCAGAAGGCTGGTGTATTACAGTCATACGCATTCATAGCCCTAGCTGCAGGATCCCTACTAGGGAACTTGTCTGGTGGTTATGTTCTGCTGAAAACACAGGAACCAAAGATCATGTTCACGGCATTCTCAGTTCTTCTTGGTTTCCAACTAGCACTGTCCCTCGGTACAAAAGAGACATTGCCAAGTACTCCACGAAACACCAGAAGTCGTCTTGTCACAAGCTCATTAGCAGCAAATTTTCGCAAGCAATTCTCAAACTTGATGACAGCAATAAAAGAGGAAAGGATCTTTTACCCTCTTACATGGATCATGACATCATTTGCTGTTGTGCCTATTCTTTCTGGAACGATGTTCTGCTTTCAGACACAGTATCTGAAGCTTGACCCATCAATAATCGGTCTGTCAAAAGTTATGGGACAAGTCATGGTTCTATCTCTAACCGTCCTCTACAACCGATATCTTAAGAGAATCCCTTTGAGGCACCTTATTGCTGGAGTTCAGATGCTATATGCCGTGGCAGTTCTGTCGGATTTGGTCCTTGTGAAACAAATAAACCTTATGCTAGGGATACCAAATGAGATCCACGTGCTCTGTTTCTCAGCTCTTGCTGAAGCGATTGCTCAGTTCAAGGTCCTGCCGTTCTCTGTTTTGCTGTCAAGTCTGTGCCCACCTGGCTGCGAAGGTTCTCTGTTCGCCTTCTTCACATCTGGACTGGTGTTTTCAGCAATACTAAGTGGAGTATTCGGTGTTGGATTGTCCACTCTAATTGGTGTGTCTTCTGTGGACTACTCAAACTTGCCATTGGGTATTTTGCTGCAGAGTTTGGCTGCACTGCTTCCATTGGGATGGATATCTTTTTTACCTGAAAAATGGACAGCTGATGAGAAGGTCGTGATGCAAAGATGA